One segment of Drosophila mauritiana strain mau12 chromosome 3R, ASM438214v1, whole genome shotgun sequence DNA contains the following:
- the LOC117142636 gene encoding tRNA pseudouridine synthase A isoform X1, with amino-acid sequence MFLRRLLNDTKAVRLKTLCTPWNRQKSFAAAMSEALDKLEMEKEARKEAKELEGEAVKDANRIKRTLKRKKWVDWKEQDEKDAANGVKRAPFDPADRIKRKKSAILLSYCGANYYGMQRNPGMQTIEEELFKAMLKHKWITEDSFEQIQISCFQRAARTDKGVSAARQVCSVKLPEELDLEAFNADLPQQIRLFGVERVTKGFNAKDQCNARTYTYTLPTVAFASFEEKVDDVHDTFRISPELLQKVKETLKLYEGTKNFHNFTSKKSFLDPSSKRFIMSFTSSEPFRSPQDIEFVTLKVKGQSFMLHQIRKMVGLAIAIVRGNTTAATLERALTEERLDLPMAPGLGLVLDTVHYERYNDRYGKDGIHNPLTWQAQEAQVQEFIEREIFSQIYKTEAEQRNMLDWIGTLHYHSYDTRTEDAPPPPSSEGKKVKGGDDDNDE; translated from the exons ATGTTTTTAAGAAGACTTTTAAACGACACCAAGGCAG TTCGCCTGAAAACCCTTTGCACTCCCTGGAATCGCCAAAAATCCTTCGCCGCAGCGATGTCAGAGGCTCTAGATAAACTGGAGATGGAGAAGGAAGCCAGGAAAGAGGCCAAGGAACTGGAGGGTGAAGCCGTGAAGGACGCCAACCGCATCAAAAGAACACTTAAGCGCAAGAAATGGGTCGATTGGAAGGAGCAGGACGAGAAGGATGCCGCCAACGGGGTGAAGCGAGCGCCATTCGATCCCGCCGATCGGATCAAGCGCAAGAAGAGCGCCATCCTGCTTAGCTACTGCGGTGCGAACTACTATGGGATGCAGCGCAATCCCGGCATGCAGACCATCGAGGAGGAGCTCTTTAAAGCCATGCTAAAGCACAAGTGGATCACAGAGGACAGCTTTGAGCAGATTCAGATTTCCTGTTTCCAAAGGGCGGCCAGGACCGACAAGGGCGTCTCCGCCGCCCGCCAGGTGTGCTCCGTCAAGCTGC CTGAGGAACTGGACCTGGAGGCCTTCAATGCCGATCTGCCGCAACAGATCCGTCTGTTTGGCGTAGAACGCGTGACTAAGGGCTTCAATGCCAAGGACCAGTGCAATGCTCGGACCTACACCTACACACTGCCCACCGTGGCCTTTGCCTCGTTTGAGGAAAAGGTCGACGACGTGCACGACACTTTCCGGATTTCACCAGAGCTGCTGCAGAAAGTTAAAGAAACCCTAAAGCTCTACGAGGGCACGAAAAACTTCCACAACTTCACCAGCAAGAA AAGCTTTCTGGATCCTTCGTCCAAGCGCTTCATCATGTCCTTTACGAGCAGCGAGCCATTCCGGAGTCCCCAGGACATAGAGTTTGTCACCCTTAAGGTTAAGGGTCAGAGCTTTATGCTGCACCAGATTCGCAAAATGGTCGGTCTAGCCATTGCCATTGTAAGGGGGAACACGACAGCGGCCACTTTAGAGCGGGCACTGACGGAGGAGCGCCTTGACCTGCCGATGGCCCCTGGACTGGGCCTCGTGCTGGACACAGTGCACTACGAGCGCTACAACGATCGCTACGGCAAGGACGGCATCCACAATCCGCTGACGTGGCAGGCGCAGGAGGCGCAAGTCCAGGAGTTTATCGAGAGGGAGATCTTTAGCCAGATCTACAAGACGGAAGCCGAGCAGCGTAACATGCTCGACTGGATAGGAACACTGCATTATCACTCATACGATACACGGACGGAGGACGCGCCTCCACCACCTTCCTCCGAAGGCAAGAAGGTTAAAGGTGGTGATGACGACAATGATGAATAA
- the LOC117142636 gene encoding tRNA pseudouridine synthase A isoform X2 — MSEALDKLEMEKEARKEAKELEGEAVKDANRIKRTLKRKKWVDWKEQDEKDAANGVKRAPFDPADRIKRKKSAILLSYCGANYYGMQRNPGMQTIEEELFKAMLKHKWITEDSFEQIQISCFQRAARTDKGVSAARQVCSVKLPEELDLEAFNADLPQQIRLFGVERVTKGFNAKDQCNARTYTYTLPTVAFASFEEKVDDVHDTFRISPELLQKVKETLKLYEGTKNFHNFTSKKSFLDPSSKRFIMSFTSSEPFRSPQDIEFVTLKVKGQSFMLHQIRKMVGLAIAIVRGNTTAATLERALTEERLDLPMAPGLGLVLDTVHYERYNDRYGKDGIHNPLTWQAQEAQVQEFIEREIFSQIYKTEAEQRNMLDWIGTLHYHSYDTRTEDAPPPPSSEGKKVKGGDDDNDE; from the exons ATGTCAGAGGCTCTAGATAAACTGGAGATGGAGAAGGAAGCCAGGAAAGAGGCCAAGGAACTGGAGGGTGAAGCCGTGAAGGACGCCAACCGCATCAAAAGAACACTTAAGCGCAAGAAATGGGTCGATTGGAAGGAGCAGGACGAGAAGGATGCCGCCAACGGGGTGAAGCGAGCGCCATTCGATCCCGCCGATCGGATCAAGCGCAAGAAGAGCGCCATCCTGCTTAGCTACTGCGGTGCGAACTACTATGGGATGCAGCGCAATCCCGGCATGCAGACCATCGAGGAGGAGCTCTTTAAAGCCATGCTAAAGCACAAGTGGATCACAGAGGACAGCTTTGAGCAGATTCAGATTTCCTGTTTCCAAAGGGCGGCCAGGACCGACAAGGGCGTCTCCGCCGCCCGCCAGGTGTGCTCCGTCAAGCTGC CTGAGGAACTGGACCTGGAGGCCTTCAATGCCGATCTGCCGCAACAGATCCGTCTGTTTGGCGTAGAACGCGTGACTAAGGGCTTCAATGCCAAGGACCAGTGCAATGCTCGGACCTACACCTACACACTGCCCACCGTGGCCTTTGCCTCGTTTGAGGAAAAGGTCGACGACGTGCACGACACTTTCCGGATTTCACCAGAGCTGCTGCAGAAAGTTAAAGAAACCCTAAAGCTCTACGAGGGCACGAAAAACTTCCACAACTTCACCAGCAAGAA AAGCTTTCTGGATCCTTCGTCCAAGCGCTTCATCATGTCCTTTACGAGCAGCGAGCCATTCCGGAGTCCCCAGGACATAGAGTTTGTCACCCTTAAGGTTAAGGGTCAGAGCTTTATGCTGCACCAGATTCGCAAAATGGTCGGTCTAGCCATTGCCATTGTAAGGGGGAACACGACAGCGGCCACTTTAGAGCGGGCACTGACGGAGGAGCGCCTTGACCTGCCGATGGCCCCTGGACTGGGCCTCGTGCTGGACACAGTGCACTACGAGCGCTACAACGATCGCTACGGCAAGGACGGCATCCACAATCCGCTGACGTGGCAGGCGCAGGAGGCGCAAGTCCAGGAGTTTATCGAGAGGGAGATCTTTAGCCAGATCTACAAGACGGAAGCCGAGCAGCGTAACATGCTCGACTGGATAGGAACACTGCATTATCACTCATACGATACACGGACGGAGGACGCGCCTCCACCACCTTCCTCCGAAGGCAAGAAGGTTAAAGGTGGTGATGACGACAATGATGAATAA